GCGCCGGCCACCCCCTGGGTCATGGGCCACGAGGGATTCGGCCGGGTCGTCTCCACCGGCGCGGACGCCCCGGACCACCTGGTGGGCCGACAGGTCGTCGTCGAACCCAACTACGCGTGCCTGAAATGCGCCGACTGCCTCACCGGCCTGACCTCCGCCTGCCCCCACCGCGCCATCGTCGGCCTGAACTCCCCGGGCGTCCTCGCCGAACGCGTCGCCGTCCCCGCACCCTTCGTGCACACCGTCCCCGACGGCCTGTCGGGCGCGGACCTCGCCTGCGCCGAGCCGTACACCGTCGCCCGCGCCGCGGTCCGCCGCAGCGGGGTCACCGACCGGGACCGCTGCCTGGTCGTGGGCGCCGGAGCCCAGGGCCTGCTGCTCTGCCTCATCCTGTCCCGCCTCGGCCTCACCCCCGTCGTCAGCGAACCGCACCCCGAGCGGCTGGCGCGGGCGGTACGGCTCGGTGCCGTCGCCGACGACGGCCGTAGCGGATTCACCTTCGTCTTCGAGAGTTCCGGCCACGCGCCCGCCCTGCGCCCCGCGGTGGACCGGGCCGACCCCGGGGCCACCGTCGTGCTCGTCGGCCTCAACGCCGAGCGGCTGCCGCTGACGACCGACGACGTGGTCCGGCGTCAGCTCGTGCTGCGCGGCTCGATGATCTACGACCACCCCGGTGACTTCACCGCCGCCCTGGCAGAACTGCCCGCCGCCCGCCCCGGAGCCGTGACCGAGGCCCGCTTCCCGCTCGCGCGGGCCCAGGAGGCCTTCGCCGGAGCGGCCGCCCGGGCCGGGAAGACCTGGATCGACCTCGCAGGGAGCGACCATGCGTAAGTCCATCGCCACCGTCTGCCTCAGTGGCACCCTCACCGAGAAGCTGACGGCCGCCGCCCGGGCCGGCTTCGACGGAGTCGAGATCTTCGAGAACGACCTCCTCGCCAGCCCCCTCACCCCCGAGGAGATCGCCGCCCGCACCGCCGACCTGGGTCTGGGCATCGACCTCTACCAGCCCATGCGGGACATCGAGGCCGTCCCCGAGGAGGTCTTCGCCCGCAACCTGCGACGGGCCCGGCACAAGTTCGAGCTGACGCGCAGGCTCGGCGCCGACACCGTCCTGGTCTGCTCCAGTGTCTCCCCGCAGTCGGTCGACGACGACGCCCTCGCCGCCGAGCAGCTGAGCCGACTCGCCGACCTGGCCCAGGAGTTCGGCGTCCGGGTGGCCTACGAGGCGCTCGCATGGGGCCGGCACGTCAGCACCTACGACCACGCCTGGCGGATCGTCGAGACCGCCGGGCACCCGGCGCTCGGCACCTGCCTCGACAGCTTCCACATCCTGTCCCGCGGCTCCGACCCCAAGGGCATCGAGTCCATCCCCGGCGAGAAGATCTTCTTCCTCCAGCTCGCCGACGCACCCCGGATGGCCATGGACGTCCTCCAGTGGAGCCGCCACTACCGCTGCTTCCCCGGGCAGGGCGGCTTCGACGTGGCCGGACTCCTGCGGCACGTCCTGAACGCCGGGTACGAAGGACCGCTGTCGCTGGAGGTCTTCAACGACGTCTTCCGCCAGGCGGACGCGGGCCGTACCGCCCTGGACGGCCTGCGTTCCCTGCTCGCCCTGGAGGAGGACGCCGGGATCCTGCCGCTCCCGGCCCCGGTGATCCCCTCCGGTGTCGCCTTCGCCGAACTCGCCACCAGCGACCCCGAACCCGTCGGCGAACTGCTCACGGCGCTCGGCTTCACCCGCACCGCCCGCCACCACGGCAAGCCGGTCGACCTCTGGGCGCAGGGCGAGGCCCGGGTCCTGGTCAACACCGGCGCCGCGGACCGCCGTACGGACACCACCCTGGCCGCCGTAGGCTTGGAGACGGCGGATCCGGCGGCCTCAGCCCGCCGCGCGGAGGCCCTGCTGGCACCCGCCCTGCCCAAGCGCCGTACCGCCCACGACGTGCCCCTGGAGTCGATCGCCGCCCCGGACGGCACCGAGGTCCTCTTCTGCGCGACCGGCCGCCCCGGACTCCCCAGCTGGACCGACGACTTCGCGTACACGGCCGACAGCACACCCGCCGACGTCACGGCCATCGACCACCTCGCGCTCACCCAGCCCTGGCACCACTTCGACGAGTCCGTGCTCTTCCACCGCACGGTCCTGGGCCTCAGCCCGCACGACACCGTCGAACTCGCCGACCCCTACGGCCTGTTCCGCAGCCGTGCCCTGTCCGCCTCCTCCGACGGGCCCCGGCTGGTCCTCAACCTCGCGCCCTCCCCGGCGGAGGACGGCGGGACGCGGGCCCGGCACGTGGCCTTCGCCGTCGACGACCTCGTCGCCGCGGTGCGCCGCTTCCGGGCGGCGGGGGCACGGCTGCTGCGGATCCCCGCGAACTACTACGACGACCTCCGGGCGCGGTTCGACTTCGCGGAAGGGGAGTTGGAGCCCCTCCGGGAACTCGGCATCCTCTACGACCGCGACGAGCGCGGCGGCGAGTTCCGCCACTGCTACACCGAGACGGTCGGCCACGTCTTCTTCGAGTTCGTCCAACGCTCGGGCGGCTACAGCGGGTTCGGCGCGGCCAACGCGCCCGTCCGGCTGGCCGCACAACGCAGGTAGGAGTTCGGGAAACGCCGTCGGCGACGCGCCGGAGGTGTGTCATCATCCGCCGATGACCTCCGAAACGATCACCGCGGACGCGGCAGGCACCTGGACACTCGGCGATCTCACCGTCAACCGCCTCGGGTTCGGCGCGATGCGGCTGACGGGCAGCGCGGCATTCCACCTCGGCACCCCGAGCGACCGGAAACGGTCCATCGCGGTGCTGCACAGGGCGATCGAGCTCGGCGTCAACCACATCGACACGGCCGCCTTCTACTTCTCCTCGCTGCGCTCCGCCAACGAGATCATCAACAGCGCGCTCTCCCCCTACCCCGACGACCTCGTCATCGTCGCCAAGGTCGGGCCGTACCGGAACTACGCGGGGGAGTGGGGGACTTCGGCCCGCCCGGAGGACCTGCGCGGCCATGTCGAGGAGAACCTGCGCCAGCTCGGGCGCGACCACCTCGACGTGGTGAACCTGCGGCGGATGCGGCAGGACTCGATCGCCGAGCACTTCGGGGCCCTGGCCGAGCTGCGGGAGAAGGGGCTGATCCGGCACCTCGGCATCTCCAACGTCTCAGCCCGTCACCTCGCCGAGGCGCAGGCCATCGCCCCCGTGGTCTGTGTCCAGAACCGGTTCGGGCTGGGCTCCGGCAACCCCGGCACCGACGAGCTCCTCAGGATCTGCGGCGAACAGGGCATCGCCTTCGTGCCGTTCTTCGCCATCGCGGGCGAGGGCGCCGAACAGGGCGCCATCAGCAGCCATGACGAAGCGGTGCTGTCGATCGCGAAGGCGCACGGCGCCGGCCCCGCCCAGGTCCGGCTCGCCTGGACCCTCGCCCAGGGCCCGCACGTCCTCGCCATCCCCGGCACTGGAAACCCCGACCACCTCGCCGAGAACGTCGCTGCGGGCGCGCTGCGGCTCACCGACGCCGAACTCGCCACCCTCGACTCACTGCATCACGCGGCGGGTTGAGAGGTCACCAGAAGGCGGGACGAGAGGTCATACGACCCACCCGCCGTCCTTCATGATGTGCCGCCCGCGCATCTCGTGCACGCCGTGCAAGGCCTGCACGGTGTGCGGGCGCACCGCGAAGAAGGCGTAGGACGGGCTGTCCTCGCGCGGATCCCAGCCGTGCTTGCCCAGGAAGGCGCCGATCGCCCCGGCCGGCACCTCCTGGCCGCCGTAGGTGCGCACGTCACCGTCGATGAGCACCACGTCCTGGGTGTCCCCGAAGGCGAGCCGGGTGCGGCCGCCGTCGCGCAGATTGCGGCCCGTGGGGTTGGTGATCCGCGTGGACAGCCACACGCACCCGTCGTGCCAGACGAACCACAGCGCGACCAGACAGGGCAGTCCGTCGGCGTCCGCGGAGGCCACCCAGATGTCCGTCTCCCGCTCCAGACGGGCCAGTACGTCGCGCTTGCGCTGCTCGGGGGTGCGGCTCTCGGTGATCGTCATGGCCGGGACGCTACCGGCGACCCGGCCCCCGCGCCTCGGTCCCGGGCCCTACGACCCCGGACCGAGCCCACCGGAAAAAGACTTTGAGCGAGACGGCGCGGCGCTGCTAGGTTCGCGGTGGACCGTAAGTCGTCGTAAGGAGGTGAGCCCCGTGAACACAGTTACCCGTGGGTGCTCCCTCATCCCGTCACGGTCCGGCGGCTGACGTTCGGTGTCGCCAGGAGCGCCTGAGATCGAGGCACTCCTGGAGGGAGACTCCGATGAACACACAGCCTTTCACTTCCGGCCTGAGCGACGACGCGGTGACCATCACGCGTGTCGGGGACAGGCAATGGCACGCCCTGGACGACGACCTGGTGGTCGGCCGCGGGCATGCGCAACACCGGTCGGACGGACGCCTGTTCGTCAGCATCGACGCCTGGCACGACGCCCCCTTCGACCGGCTCGCCGAGGCGATGCTGGCGCAACTGCCGACACCCGTGCACACGGTGGTCGACGAAGCGGACGCGGAACTGACCGCCCGTTGGCGGCGGGCCGGGTTCACGGTCCGGCGCCGCGAGTGGGAGTACGCCGTGCCGACCGACCCGCGGACCACCGGGCTGGACGACGTCCTGCCGCCACCGGGGGTGACGATCGTGCCGGCCGGTCAGGCGGACGAACGTCTGCTGCGGGCGGTGGACCGCGCCATCCGTGACGAGGTCGAGGCGAGCGTCGGGTGGCAGTCGATGCCCGCGGAGGTGATCCCCTTCCCCGAGGGGGACACCGTCGTCGACCCGTCGAAGTACGCGGTGGCCGCGACGCGGGACCGCTATCTGGGCCTGATCCGGGTGGTGACGGTGATCCGGCCGCGTATCGGGCTGCTCGCGGTCCGTTCCGGCGAGCGGCGGCGCGGTATCGGCCGGGCGCTGCTGGCCCACGCACTGGGGACACTGCACCACGCCGGGTTCGCCGAAGCCTGGGCGGAGGTCCAGGAGACCAACCGAGCCGCCTCGGCACTGTTCGAGGGCATCGGCGCCCGGCCGATGAACAGCAACCTGGAGCTGGTGCGATGACGAAGCACAAGAACGTCATCGAGGTCGAGGGCAGGGTCGTGGAGTGCCTGCGCAGCGCCATGTTCACCGTGGAGCTCGAGAACGGCCACCAGGTCCTCGCACACATCAGCGGGAAGATCCGCAAGAACTACATCAAGATCATGCTGGAGGACAGGGTGCTGGTGGAACTCCCGCCGTACGACCTCACCCGCGGCCGGATCGTCTTCCGGTACCGCAACTGACGCCGGCCGGCACCTCCGTCGGTGGCTGAAGCCGGGCTCCGGTCAGGACCCCTGACCGGAGCCCCGCGGAACGGGACTGGCGTCCCTGAAGTTTTACGTATAACCTCTCCCGTCAACCACCCCTCCCGGAAGGTCCCGATGAGACGCGTCGCCCTGGTCACCCTCGTCGTCGACGACTATGACGAGGCGATCCGCTTCTACACCGAAGCCCTCGGCTTCCGGCTCGTCGAGGACACGCCCCGCCCCGACGGCTCCCGCTGGGTCGTCGTGCGGCCGGACGAGCGCGAGGGCGGCACCGACCTGCTGCTCGCCCGCGCCAAGGACGAGGCCCAGCGAAGCCGGGTCGGAGACCAGACCGGCGGGCGCGTCGGGTTCTTCCTGCACACCGACGACTTCGCCCGCGACCACGCCCGGATGCTCGCCGCGGGCGTCATCTTCCTGGAGGAGCCGCGCCACGAGCCCTACGGCTCCGTCGCCGTCTTCCAGGACCTGTACGGAAACCGCTGGGACCTGCTCCAGCCCACCGCCTGACCCTCCCGCTGCCCCGCTCGACGTTCGCAGAAAGACCCCGCCATGACCGCTACGCGCGTAGATGCCGACCTCGTCCGCCGCCTCCCCAAGGCCGTCCTGCACGACCACCTCGACGGCGGCCTGCGCCCCGCCACCGTGGTGGAGCTCGCGGCGGAGGTCGGCCACACCCTGCCCACCACCGACCCGGACGAGCTCGCCGCCTGGTACTTCGACGCCGCGAACTCCGGCGACCTGGTGCGCTACATAGCCACCTTCGAGCACACCCTCGCCGTCATGCAGACCCGCGAGGGCCTGCTGCGCACGGCCGAGGAGTACGTCCTCGACCTGGCCGCCGACGGGGTCGTGTACGGCGAGGTGCGCTACGCCCCCGAGCTGAACACCAAGGGCGGGCTGGCCATGGCCGAGGTCGTCGAGACCGTCCAGGAGGGCCTGGCCGCCGGGATGGCGAAGGCCGCCGCCGCGGGCACCCCGGTCCGGGTCGGCACGCTGCTGTGCGGAATGCGGATGTTCGACCGGGTGCGCGAGGCCGCCGACCTGGCCGTGGCCTTCCGGGACGCCGGTGTCGTCGGCTTCGACATCGCGGGCGCCGAGGACGGCTTCCCGGCCGCCGACCACCTGGCCGCCTTCGAGCACCTGCGCCGCGAGAGCGTGCCGTTCACCATCCACGCCGGTGAGGCCCACGGCCTGCCCAGCATCCACCAGGCCGTGCAGGTGTGCGGCGCCCAGCGACTGGGCCACGGCGTCCGCATCACCGAGGACATCGTCGACGGCAAGCTCGGCCGGCTGGCGGGCTGGGTCCGCGACCGCCGTATCGCGCTGGAGATGTGCCCGACCTCCAACCTCCAGACCGGCGCGGCCACCTCGATCGCCGAACACCCGATCACGGCTTTGAAGGACCTGGGCTTCCGGGTCACCCTCAACACCGACAACCGGCTGGTGTCCGGCACGACGATGACCCGGGAGATGTCCCTGCTGGTCGACGAGGCGGGCTGGACCGTCGAGGACCTGCGCACGGTCACGGTGAACGCGCTCAAGAGCGCCTTCATCCCGTTCGACGAGCGCAGGGCCCTCATCGAGGACGTCGTCCTGCCGGGCTACGCGCTCTGAAGCAGCCCCCGCAGATACGCGGCCTGTCCGATGTGCTGGAGATCGTCGGACAGGACGCTGACCAGCCGCACCCCGAGGGTGACCGGCGGGTCCCAGTTCTCGTCCACGATCCGTTCCAGGTTCCCGGCGCTCAGCCCGCGCAGGGCTTCCAGGCTCTGGGCGTGCACGGCGTCGTAGTAGCCGGTCAGCAGGTCCGCGGAGTCGACCCGCACCTTGCCGACCTGCGCGGAGGTGTGGCCGTAGCCGATGTCGCGGGGCTTCAGGCCGAGGCCGAACCGCTTCTCCCAGTCCTGCGTCAGCCACACCTGGTCGAGGTCGAAGGCGCCGGCCACGTGGTCGTCCTGGACGCGGGTGAGGTGCCAGACGAGCCAGGCGATGGAGTTGGCGTCGGGACCGGGACGGTGGTTGAGGTCGTCGGGGGCCAGGCCCTCGACGACGGCGTGGACTTCTTCCTGGATACGGCTGTAACCGTCGATGAGGATGTCCTTTGCATGCATGACGTCCACCCTCGCGCATCGCGCCGCGTCCCGCCTCGCAAAAGCCGATCCCGCCTCACGCGTCCGGGATCCAGCTCCCGTGGAAGCCCAGCGGCACCCGCCCCGGCAGATGGATGCGGGCGACCGGCTCCCCGGTGAAGTCCTGGGCCGAGAGAATCACCAGGTCCGAGGTCCCGCGATCGGGGTTGTGCACATAGGCGACGGCGTACCCGTCGTCCTCGGCGGCCCTGGTGTCGCAGGGGTCGGACGGCACGAACACGGCCTCGCTCGCCGCCGCGCCCCGGGGCAGCCGGTGGACCTGCGTGGTGCCGCGCAGCAGGTCGTGCTTGATGAGCGCGTTGCTGAACGCCCGGTCGGGAGGCGGGTTGCCGTCGACCGCCTGATAGGCCGCCGCCATCTCCGCGGAGGCCGCCGCGTAGCCGTAGCGGTGCCGGCGGGACACCAGCGCCTCGTTGACCCGGGGGAACTCCTGGGGCCGGTCGTCGAGGGTCCGGACCCGCACCCGGCCCTGCCGCAGGTCGACCGTCCAGCGGTCGAGCCGGGGTGTGCCCGGTGTGTACGGGCCGCCCGAGCCGTTGCCCGCCACGAGGAAGCCCGCGTCGAAGTTCGTCATGTCGATGACGAGGTTCGAGCCCTCCTCGTAGGCGTTGAGGGTGTGCGAGTAGTACACCGGGTCCACCTCGAACCAGCGCACCGCACCGCCCTTGCGCGGCAGCACACCGATCCGCGCCGGATGCCGGTCGTTCCAGACGTACGGCACGACGTCGCCGCGCTCGGCGCCCGCCGGGTCGAAGGTGACCGGCATGTCGAGGATCACCACGTGGTTCTCGGTGAGCGCGAAGTCGTGGATCATCGGCGCGTCCGCCACCGGGATCCGCGTACTGCGCGAGACGCGGCCAGCCGGATCCACGACCAGGTGCCGGACGTGGTCCCAGGTCGGGTAGTAGGCGATCGCGTGCAGCTCACCGGCGTGCGCGTCGAACTTGGTGTGGGCGGTGAACGCGCCCTCCAGGGTGCCCCGGAAGTCGTGGGTGCCCACGGTGTTCAGCTCGTCGTCGAGTTCGTACGGCAGCGGTCCGCTCTCCTGAAGCGCCAAGATCCGCCCCCGGTACGGGATCACATGGGTGTTGCACGGGAAGTCGTCCGGCGGCACGGGACCGGGGTAGGGCTCGCCGAGCTTCTTCGCGACCTGGGAGGAGCGCACCCAGCGGTTGCGGTACCACTCGGCGCGGCCCTCGCGCAGCCGCACGCCGTGCACCATGCCGTCGCCGAGCATCCAGTGGTGGGCGCGCGGGTCCTCCAGGCCCAGGACGTTGGGGCCGTTGCGCAGATAGCGGCCGTTCAGCTCGCGCGGGATGCGACCGGTGACCGGCAGGTCGAAGGCCGTCAGCTCTTCGGTGACCGGCTTGAACGCGCCCTCCAGGAACGGGAAGCGGCGCGCCGTGCCGGTGGCCGCGGCGGCGGGCAGCGCACTCGCTCCGGTGCCGACGAGCGCGCCCGCCGCCGTGATCGCCGCCGCGCCGCGCAGTACGTTCCGTCGGGTGGGATCCGTCATCTTCCGTACTCCTGACCGTAGTTGTGCTTTCGGGAACGGTCATGAGTCTGGTGCGCGGAGCGGATCGGGTCACGAGGGTTGGGCCCCGTCCGGGGGGTGTACCCAGACCCCCTGTTTTCCCGGCGGGGGCATCAGCTTTCGAGCAGGGACATCAGCGCCCGGGCCGCCGGACTGGTCGCCTGCGGGGGCGGCAGCAGGGCGACCGTCTCGTACACGGCCTCGCCGGTGCCCTTGACGGGCAGGGCCGTCAGCGCGGGCCGCTTGTGCCGGAAGTGCTGCGGAACGACGGCCACGCCGAGGTTCTCGTCCACCAGGTCGAGGAGGCTGTGCACGTCGTTGACCTCCAGCGTGACGT
Above is a window of Streptomyces griseorubiginosus DNA encoding:
- a CDS encoding VOC family protein, producing MRRVALVTLVVDDYDEAIRFYTEALGFRLVEDTPRPDGSRWVVVRPDEREGGTDLLLARAKDEAQRSRVGDQTGGRVGFFLHTDDFARDHARMLAAGVIFLEEPRHEPYGSVAVFQDLYGNRWDLLQPTA
- a CDS encoding adenosine deaminase is translated as MTATRVDADLVRRLPKAVLHDHLDGGLRPATVVELAAEVGHTLPTTDPDELAAWYFDAANSGDLVRYIATFEHTLAVMQTREGLLRTAEEYVLDLAADGVVYGEVRYAPELNTKGGLAMAEVVETVQEGLAAGMAKAAAAGTPVRVGTLLCGMRMFDRVREAADLAVAFRDAGVVGFDIAGAEDGFPAADHLAAFEHLRRESVPFTIHAGEAHGLPSIHQAVQVCGAQRLGHGVRITEDIVDGKLGRLAGWVRDRRIALEMCPTSNLQTGAATSIAEHPITALKDLGFRVTLNTDNRLVSGTTMTREMSLLVDEAGWTVEDLRTVTVNALKSAFIPFDERRALIEDVVLPGYAL
- a CDS encoding oxidoreductase, giving the protein MTSETITADAAGTWTLGDLTVNRLGFGAMRLTGSAAFHLGTPSDRKRSIAVLHRAIELGVNHIDTAAFYFSSLRSANEIINSALSPYPDDLVIVAKVGPYRNYAGEWGTSARPEDLRGHVEENLRQLGRDHLDVVNLRRMRQDSIAEHFGALAELREKGLIRHLGISNVSARHLAEAQAIAPVVCVQNRFGLGSGNPGTDELLRICGEQGIAFVPFFAIAGEGAEQGAISSHDEAVLSIAKAHGAGPAQVRLAWTLAQGPHVLAIPGTGNPDHLAENVAAGALRLTDAELATLDSLHHAAG
- a CDS encoding zinc-dependent alcohol dehydrogenase, with translation MKAAVLTAPERIETVDDWPEPVPAPGEVIVEVGGVGLCGTDLAVFHGKRTAPATPWVMGHEGFGRVVSTGADAPDHLVGRQVVVEPNYACLKCADCLTGLTSACPHRAIVGLNSPGVLAERVAVPAPFVHTVPDGLSGADLACAEPYTVARAAVRRSGVTDRDRCLVVGAGAQGLLLCLILSRLGLTPVVSEPHPERLARAVRLGAVADDGRSGFTFVFESSGHAPALRPAVDRADPGATVVLVGLNAERLPLTTDDVVRRQLVLRGSMIYDHPGDFTAALAELPAARPGAVTEARFPLARAQEAFAGAAARAGKTWIDLAGSDHA
- the infA gene encoding translation initiation factor IF-1, whose translation is MTKHKNVIEVEGRVVECLRSAMFTVELENGHQVLAHISGKIRKNYIKIMLEDRVLVELPPYDLTRGRIVFRYRN
- a CDS encoding mycothiol transferase, with product MHAKDILIDGYSRIQEEVHAVVEGLAPDDLNHRPGPDANSIAWLVWHLTRVQDDHVAGAFDLDQVWLTQDWEKRFGLGLKPRDIGYGHTSAQVGKVRVDSADLLTGYYDAVHAQSLEALRGLSAGNLERIVDENWDPPVTLGVRLVSVLSDDLQHIGQAAYLRGLLQSA
- a CDS encoding bifunctional sugar phosphate isomerase/epimerase/4-hydroxyphenylpyruvate dioxygenase family protein; amino-acid sequence: MRKSIATVCLSGTLTEKLTAAARAGFDGVEIFENDLLASPLTPEEIAARTADLGLGIDLYQPMRDIEAVPEEVFARNLRRARHKFELTRRLGADTVLVCSSVSPQSVDDDALAAEQLSRLADLAQEFGVRVAYEALAWGRHVSTYDHAWRIVETAGHPALGTCLDSFHILSRGSDPKGIESIPGEKIFFLQLADAPRMAMDVLQWSRHYRCFPGQGGFDVAGLLRHVLNAGYEGPLSLEVFNDVFRQADAGRTALDGLRSLLALEEDAGILPLPAPVIPSGVAFAELATSDPEPVGELLTALGFTRTARHHGKPVDLWAQGEARVLVNTGAADRRTDTTLAAVGLETADPAASARRAEALLAPALPKRRTAHDVPLESIAAPDGTEVLFCATGRPGLPSWTDDFAYTADSTPADVTAIDHLALTQPWHHFDESVLFHRTVLGLSPHDTVELADPYGLFRSRALSASSDGPRLVLNLAPSPAEDGGTRARHVAFAVDDLVAAVRRFRAAGARLLRIPANYYDDLRARFDFAEGELEPLRELGILYDRDERGGEFRHCYTETVGHVFFEFVQRSGGYSGFGAANAPVRLAAQRR
- a CDS encoding carotenoid oxygenase family protein produces the protein MTDPTRRNVLRGAAAITAAGALVGTGASALPAAAATGTARRFPFLEGAFKPVTEELTAFDLPVTGRIPRELNGRYLRNGPNVLGLEDPRAHHWMLGDGMVHGVRLREGRAEWYRNRWVRSSQVAKKLGEPYPGPVPPDDFPCNTHVIPYRGRILALQESGPLPYELDDELNTVGTHDFRGTLEGAFTAHTKFDAHAGELHAIAYYPTWDHVRHLVVDPAGRVSRSTRIPVADAPMIHDFALTENHVVILDMPVTFDPAGAERGDVVPYVWNDRHPARIGVLPRKGGAVRWFEVDPVYYSHTLNAYEEGSNLVIDMTNFDAGFLVAGNGSGGPYTPGTPRLDRWTVDLRQGRVRVRTLDDRPQEFPRVNEALVSRRHRYGYAAASAEMAAAYQAVDGNPPPDRAFSNALIKHDLLRGTTQVHRLPRGAAASEAVFVPSDPCDTRAAEDDGYAVAYVHNPDRGTSDLVILSAQDFTGEPVARIHLPGRVPLGFHGSWIPDA
- a CDS encoding pyridoxamine 5'-phosphate oxidase family protein, producing MTITESRTPEQRKRDVLARLERETDIWVASADADGLPCLVALWFVWHDGCVWLSTRITNPTGRNLRDGGRTRLAFGDTQDVVLIDGDVRTYGGQEVPAGAIGAFLGKHGWDPREDSPSYAFFAVRPHTVQALHGVHEMRGRHIMKDGGWVV
- a CDS encoding GNAT family N-acetyltransferase; amino-acid sequence: MNTQPFTSGLSDDAVTITRVGDRQWHALDDDLVVGRGHAQHRSDGRLFVSIDAWHDAPFDRLAEAMLAQLPTPVHTVVDEADAELTARWRRAGFTVRRREWEYAVPTDPRTTGLDDVLPPPGVTIVPAGQADERLLRAVDRAIRDEVEASVGWQSMPAEVIPFPEGDTVVDPSKYAVAATRDRYLGLIRVVTVIRPRIGLLAVRSGERRRGIGRALLAHALGTLHHAGFAEAWAEVQETNRAASALFEGIGARPMNSNLELVR